The genomic stretch AAGGCAGCGGGTGCACAGGCGGTGCTGACCTATGCGATCGGGCCCGAGCTGGCCCAGATCGCCAACGGCATGGTCAAGCTGGGCTGGAAGGTCCCGATGCTGGGCAGCTGGACCCTGTCGATGTCCAACTTCATCGACAACGCCGGCGCCAACGGCGAAGGCGCGCGCATGCCGCAGACCTTCATCCAGGAGCCCACCTCGCCGCGCCGCAAGGCCTTCATCGAGGCCTACCAGCGTGCCTACAAGGTCGAGCGTATGCCGTCGCCGGTGTCGGCCGCCCAGGGCTACGACTCGGTCTACCTGCTCGCCGCGGCGATCAAGCAGGCCGGCACCACCGATGGCCCCAAGGTGCGCGAGGCGCTGGAGAACCTGAAGGAGCCGGTGGAAGGTGTCATCACGACCTATGTGCAGCCCTTCTCACGCGACGACCACGAGACCGTGGACGAGCGCCTGCCGGTGATGGGCGAGGTGCGCAAGGGGCAGGTGGTCTACGCCTACGACGACGACCGCAAGCGCGTGGCGGCCGCCGCGGCGAAATAACGCTGCGGGCGCGGGCCAGCCCGGCCCGCCGCCGTTCCCTTCCTTCCCGGTGTTTTCCTTCGGAGACTGTGTATGGACGTGCTCCTGCAGATCCTCTTCAGCGGTGTCGCCGTCGGCATGATCTACGCGGTCATCGCCTTCGGCTACCAGCTGACCTTCGCCACCTCGGGCACCCTCAACTTCGGCCAGGGCGAGGCGCTGGCGGTGGGGGCGCTGATCGGGCTGACCCTGGCGGCCCACCTCGGCTACTGGCCGATGCTGCCGCTGGTGCTGCTGGCCGGCGCGCTCTACGGCATCGGGGTGGAGCGGCTGGCGGTGCGCCCGGCCCTCAAGATCAAGTCCGAGGGCTGGATCATGGCGACGATCGCGCTGGGCATCATCATGAAAAACGTCGCCGAGAACGTCTGGGGCAAGGACGACGTGAAGTTCCCGTCGCCGGTGCCCGAGATGCCGCTGCAGCTGGCCGGTGCCAACGTGATGCCGATGGAGCTGGTGGTCGTGGCCGGCGCGCTCGCGCTGATGGCGGCGGTGGAGCTGTTCAACCGCCGCTCCATCTACGGCAAGGCGGTGGTGGCGACCGCCGCCGACCGCGACGCGGCGGGGCTGATGGGCATCCACACCGGCCACGTCATCACCTTCTCGTATGCCTTGTCCTGCGCCACCGCGGCCTTCGCCGGCGTGCTGGTCGCGCCGCTGACCCTGACCGGGGCCAGCATGGGCGCATCGCTCGGCTTGAAGGCCTTCGCGGTGGCCATCATCGGCGGGCTGACCTCGGGGCTGGGTGTCATCGCGGGCGGGTTGATCCTCGGGCTCGCCGAGACCCTCACCGGTTTTTATGTCTCCACCGGCTACAAGGATGTGCCGGGGCTGGTCTTGCTGCTGGTGGTGCTGGCGGTCAAGCCGGCCGGGCTGTTCGGCAAGACGGCGATCAAGAAGGTCTGAGCATGAAACATCTGTCCACCCGCACGCTGCTCGGCGGCCTGGCACTGGCCGCGCTGGCGGCCTTCCCCGTGGCCGTCCCCAATCCCTACTATTTGCACCTGGCGATGGTGATCGCCATCTACGCCATCGTGCTGTTCGGCCTGGACATCGTGGTCGGCTACACCGGCGAGGTCTCGCTGGGCCATGCCGGCCTGTTCGGCATCGGCGCCTATGCGGGCGGCGTGTTGTTCGCCAAGCTGGGGCTGCCGTTCTGGCTCGCGCTGCCCGGGGCGATCGTGTTGACCGCCGGCTGCGGCGCCTTGCTCGCCCTGCCGGCACTGCGCGTCACCGGCCCCTACCTGGCGATGGTCACGCTGGCATTCGGCACCATCGTGCAGATCCTGCTCAACGAGATGGAATGGCTCACGCAGGGCCCGCAGGGCCTGCCGGTGCCCAAGCCCAGCTGGTTCGGCCACCGCATGGGCCAGCTGGAGTACTACTACCTGGTGATCGGTCTGGCGCTGCTGGCCGGGGTGGTCGTGCACCGGCTGCTCAACTCGCACATCGGGCGCGCCTTCGAGGCCCTGCGCGGCAGCCCGGTGGCTTGCGACTGCATGGGCGTTTCGGTCTACCGCAACAAGGTGCTGGCCTTCGTCATCAGCGCGGCCTTCGCGGGGCTGGCGGGGGCGCTGTTCGCATGTTCGGAGGAATACATCGCGCCGGCCACCTTCAACTTCGAGCTGACGATACTGTTCCTGCTCGCGCTCACGCTGGGCGGGCGCAAGACCCGCACCGGCCCGGTGATCGGCGCCGCCATCGTGGTGCTGCTGCCCAACCTGTTGTCGGACGTGGTGCTGTTCCGCGGGTTGACGGTGGCCCTTGCGGCGGCCGTGGGGCTGTATGCCGGCCAAGCGCTGCTGCGCCGCCGCGCCAGCCTGCCGCAGCTTGCGGCGCCGCTGGCCGGGCTGCTTGCCTTCGTGGTGTTCGCCTTCGCGCTGGAAGACATCGCCGAGCACCGCCTGACGATCTTCGGCCTGCTGATCCTCTCGGTCGTCTACTACCTGCCGGACGGCATCATGGGCCCGGTGCGAGCCCTGATCCGGCGTTGGAGCCCGGCCGCTGTGTCCGTGCGTCGCGCCGGCGGCGCGCCCCGCAGCACGGTGGCGGTGGTGCCGCGGGCGGCCGCGAAGGGCACAGGCAGCGGGGCGCCGCTGCTCGAGGCCCGTGGCGTGCTGATGCAGTTCGGCGGCCTGAAGGCGCTCAACGAGGTCGACCTGTTGGTCGCGCCCGGCGTCGTGCACGGTCTGATTGGGCCCAACGGCTCGGGCAAGAGCACGATGATGAACGTGCTGACGGGCCTCTACGCGCCGACCCGCGGCAGCGTCAGTTTCGAGGGGCACCCCCTGGCCGGTTGCAGTCCGTCGGAGATCGCACTGGCCGGCATCGCACGCACCTTCCAGAACGTGCAGCTGTTCGGCGAGATGACGGCGCTGGAGAACGTGCTGGTCGGCCTGCACCACACCTCGCGCGCCACGCTGCTCGACGTGGTGCTGCGCAGCCGCCGCTGGCGCGAGGAAGAGCGCGGCGCACGCGCCCGTGCCGCGGCGCTGCTCGACTTCGTGGGCCTGGCTGGGCTGGAGGCCGAGGAGGCCCGCAACCTGCCATACGGCCAGATGCGGCTGCTGGAGATCGCCCGCGCGCTGGCGCTGGCACCGCGGGTGTTGCTGCTGGACGAGCCGGCTGCGGGCCTGCCGCCGGCCGAGCTGCCGCAGCTGGTCGCGATGATCCGCAAGATCCGCGACCTCGGCATCGCCGTGATCCTGATCGAGCACCACATGGATGTCGTGATGAGCCTATGCGACCGCGTCACGGTGCTCGATTTCGGCCAGAAGATCGCCGAGGGGGCGCCCGCCGAGGTGCAGCGGCATCCCAAGGTGATCGAAGCCTACCTTGGTGCGACGGCCCACGAGCCGCCCGCCGCCGTCCCGCAATCCGCGATCGCCTAGGAGGGGAAGTGTCATGCTGAAGATCGACAACCTGCGTGCCGGCTACGGCGGCACCGACGTGCTGCACGGCATCTCGCTGGACGTGCCGCAAGGCCGGGTGGTGAGCCTGATCGGCTCCAACGGCGCCGGCAAGACGACCACCATGCGCGCCATCTCCGGCATGGTCAAGCCGCGGGCCGGCTCGGTGCGGCTCAACGGGGTGGACGTGGCCGGCCTCGACGCCTACCGCGTCGCACGGCTGGGCCTCGCGCACTCGCCCGAGGGCCGACGGGTGTTCCCGACCTTGACGGTGGCCGACAACCTGCTGCTCGGCGCCTTCCCGCGACTCACCGGCAGCCGGCCGCGCGGCGACGTGCAGGGCGACCTGGCGCGTGCGATGGAGCTGTTCCCGCGGTTGATGGAGCGGCGCTTGCAACTGGCCGGCACGCTCTCGGGTGGTGAGCAGCAGATGCTCGCGATGGCGCGTGCCGTGATGCTCGACCCCGACGTGGTGCTGCTCGACGAACCGTCGATGGGCCTCGCGCCGGTGCTGGTCGACGAAGTGTTCCGCATCATCCGCCGGCTGCGCGAGCGCGGCACCACGATGCTGCTGGTCGAGCAGTTCGCCGCTGCCGCGCTCGAGGTCAGCGACTACGCCTACGTGCTCGAGAACGGGCGCATCGCGGTGCACGGCCCGGCCGAGCAGCTGAAACACGACCCGGCCGTACGGGCCGCCTACCTCGGGGGGGTGCACTGATGGAGCCGCTACGTGTGGGACTGTTCGTCACCTGCCTGGCCAACATGATGCGGCCGTCGGTGGCCTTTGCCGCCGCGAAGCTGCTGACCGCCGCCGGCTGCCGCGTCGAGGTGCCGGAGCGCCAGGTCTGCTG from Caldimonas brevitalea encodes the following:
- a CDS encoding branched-chain amino acid ABC transporter permease, whose amino-acid sequence is MDVLLQILFSGVAVGMIYAVIAFGYQLTFATSGTLNFGQGEALAVGALIGLTLAAHLGYWPMLPLVLLAGALYGIGVERLAVRPALKIKSEGWIMATIALGIIMKNVAENVWGKDDVKFPSPVPEMPLQLAGANVMPMELVVVAGALALMAAVELFNRRSIYGKAVVATAADRDAAGLMGIHTGHVITFSYALSCATAAFAGVLVAPLTLTGASMGASLGLKAFAVAIIGGLTSGLGVIAGGLILGLAETLTGFYVSTGYKDVPGLVLLLVVLAVKPAGLFGKTAIKKV
- a CDS encoding ABC transporter permease subunit — translated: MKHLSTRTLLGGLALAALAAFPVAVPNPYYLHLAMVIAIYAIVLFGLDIVVGYTGEVSLGHAGLFGIGAYAGGVLFAKLGLPFWLALPGAIVLTAGCGALLALPALRVTGPYLAMVTLAFGTIVQILLNEMEWLTQGPQGLPVPKPSWFGHRMGQLEYYYLVIGLALLAGVVVHRLLNSHIGRAFEALRGSPVACDCMGVSVYRNKVLAFVISAAFAGLAGALFACSEEYIAPATFNFELTILFLLALTLGGRKTRTGPVIGAAIVVLLPNLLSDVVLFRGLTVALAAAVGLYAGQALLRRRASLPQLAAPLAGLLAFVVFAFALEDIAEHRLTIFGLLILSVVYYLPDGIMGPVRALIRRWSPAAVSVRRAGGAPRSTVAVVPRAAAKGTGSGAPLLEARGVLMQFGGLKALNEVDLLVAPGVVHGLIGPNGSGKSTMMNVLTGLYAPTRGSVSFEGHPLAGCSPSEIALAGIARTFQNVQLFGEMTALENVLVGLHHTSRATLLDVVLRSRRWREEERGARARAAALLDFVGLAGLEAEEARNLPYGQMRLLEIARALALAPRVLLLDEPAAGLPPAELPQLVAMIRKIRDLGIAVILIEHHMDVVMSLCDRVTVLDFGQKIAEGAPAEVQRHPKVIEAYLGATAHEPPAAVPQSAIA
- a CDS encoding ABC transporter ATP-binding protein, with protein sequence MLKIDNLRAGYGGTDVLHGISLDVPQGRVVSLIGSNGAGKTTTMRAISGMVKPRAGSVRLNGVDVAGLDAYRVARLGLAHSPEGRRVFPTLTVADNLLLGAFPRLTGSRPRGDVQGDLARAMELFPRLMERRLQLAGTLSGGEQQMLAMARAVMLDPDVVLLDEPSMGLAPVLVDEVFRIIRRLRERGTTMLLVEQFAAAALEVSDYAYVLENGRIAVHGPAEQLKHDPAVRAAYLGGVH